A part of Quatrionicoccus australiensis genomic DNA contains:
- the dacB gene encoding D-alanyl-D-alanine carboxypeptidase/D-alanyl-D-alanine endopeptidase, which translates to MLKKIFVSALLGSLSLTALADGLPPSVLKALKTAQIPAASVAVVVQPVDSNSALVAHNSSQAMNPASVMKLVTTYAALDLLGPAYTWKTTAWIDVSPVDGVLNGNLYLKGSGDPRFAIEHLSGLLRQLRVRGIRHIAGDVVLDRTVFNVPSIDPGAFDDKPMRPYNVGPDGLLINFRALRFTLLPDNGRPRLLLETPAAGLRLDNLLKADGNACSSNWKDLINVRLIPENDGNRLEFTGSYSALCGEKTLNLSPLPADTQASGLIRSLWQELGGTLTGQVRGGNVAVGSRLLATHESAPLADAVRDINKYSNNVMARQVFLTLGNDAPKDATGPATAERARQRITDWLNGRNLRFPELALENGSGLSRLERISAGSLNRLLQDAWKNPVMPELISSLPIVGIDGTMKKRLNGSQATGRAHIKTGTLDGVKTAAGYALDGEGRRHAVTFLINHPRAQAGAAAIDALLVWVAERHAGEKNIVLEKE; encoded by the coding sequence ATGCTCAAGAAAATCTTCGTCAGCGCCCTGCTCGGCAGCCTCAGCCTGACCGCACTCGCCGACGGCCTGCCGCCCTCCGTGCTCAAGGCGCTCAAGACAGCGCAGATTCCCGCCGCCAGCGTCGCCGTCGTTGTCCAGCCAGTGGACAGCAACAGCGCGCTGGTCGCCCATAACAGCAGCCAGGCGATGAACCCGGCCTCGGTCATGAAGCTGGTCACCACCTACGCCGCGCTCGACCTGCTCGGCCCGGCTTACACCTGGAAGACGACGGCCTGGATCGATGTCTCACCGGTCGACGGCGTTTTGAACGGCAATTTGTACCTCAAGGGCAGCGGCGACCCGCGTTTCGCGATCGAACACCTGAGCGGTTTGCTGCGCCAGTTGCGCGTGCGCGGCATCCGCCACATTGCCGGCGACGTGGTGCTCGACCGGACGGTTTTCAATGTCCCGAGCATCGATCCCGGTGCCTTCGACGACAAGCCGATGCGGCCCTACAACGTCGGCCCGGACGGCCTGCTGATCAACTTCCGCGCCCTGCGCTTCACGCTACTGCCCGACAACGGTCGACCGCGCCTGCTGCTCGAAACCCCGGCCGCCGGCCTCCGCCTCGACAACCTGTTGAAGGCCGACGGCAATGCCTGCAGCAGCAACTGGAAGGACCTGATCAACGTCCGTCTGATCCCGGAAAACGATGGCAACCGCCTCGAGTTCACCGGCAGCTACAGCGCGCTGTGCGGCGAGAAGACACTCAACCTGTCGCCCCTGCCGGCCGATACCCAGGCCAGCGGCCTGATCCGCAGCCTGTGGCAGGAACTGGGCGGCACGCTGACCGGCCAGGTGCGCGGCGGCAACGTCGCCGTTGGCAGCCGCCTGCTCGCGACGCACGAGTCGGCGCCGCTCGCCGATGCCGTGCGCGACATCAACAAGTACAGCAACAATGTCATGGCGCGCCAGGTCTTCCTGACCCTCGGCAACGACGCCCCGAAGGATGCCACGGGACCGGCGACCGCAGAACGCGCCCGCCAGCGCATCACCGACTGGCTGAACGGGCGCAACCTGCGCTTTCCCGAACTGGCGCTGGAAAACGGCTCCGGCCTGTCACGCCTGGAGCGGATCAGTGCCGGCAGCCTGAATCGCCTATTGCAGGATGCCTGGAAGAATCCGGTGATGCCCGAGCTGATTTCCAGCCTGCCCATTGTCGGCATCGACGGCACCATGAAGAAGCGCCTCAACGGCTCGCAGGCGACCGGCCGCGCCCACATCAAGACCGGCACGCTGGACGGCGTCAAGACAGCCGCCGGCTATGCGCTGGATGGCGAAGGACGTCGCCACGCCGTGACCTTCCTGATCAATCATCCGCGCGCCCAGGCCGGTGCGGCCGCGATCGATGCCCTGCTCGTCTGGGTTGCCGAACGGCATGCCGGTGAGAAGAACATCGTGCTGG
- a CDS encoding methyl-accepting chemotaxis protein yields MKNNQPVTQREIAFPPNSYLVSRTDLKGCISYANDAFVAISGFTREELIGQNHNLVRHPDMPEAAFRDLWTTVKSGLPWRGLVKNRCKNGDYYWVEAFVVPLKKDGQVTGYMSVRTPARRDKRAAAEAAYAAAGQKGSLPTTGKPGISLRARLWAAIGIILTLMSVIGFLGIKGVAETNGQLDRMYREKLLPSNTINQMLALLSDNRSQVMLGLQHDPLNPNSKLHDHPLDRHIEATLKNREAINTLLDNLKKLPLSESEKVLLAKFSEARERFSKEGINIARGLLAEGKYTQANELLLLKINPLYSEMQKAGETLINELAHSAEANFAEAEARYQSVRNVTIGSLALALLLGLIGGAMLVAAIVRPINRAVSYFGRIAEGKLTDDIEIDGRDETGLLMCNLASMQGSLKAMLDEISTASHAIDSRSKQLEAQMAMVAEQSQQQQSSVEGVAAATEEFSQSVQEVASNAQEAASAARESQDQVSASNTSINQSMAATNRVVDAVHASNKTIDQLNHSIKKIGDITRVIAEIASQTNLLALNAAIEAARAGEQGRGFAVVADEVRKLAERTTSSTADINITVNEIQSVTSQAVASMELAAEEVETGIGMLRQSVSGLESITHSSSHVSEMAGQISDAARQQGVASEEVAGSMQQITDLIEQNTQSAQAAKIAADELLCTAHQLDVLIAGFELYRN; encoded by the coding sequence ATGAAAAACAACCAACCGGTCACCCAGCGTGAAATTGCCTTCCCCCCGAACTCCTATCTCGTCTCACGTACCGATCTCAAGGGCTGCATCAGTTATGCCAACGATGCCTTCGTCGCAATCAGCGGCTTTACGCGCGAAGAACTGATCGGCCAGAACCATAACCTGGTTCGTCACCCGGACATGCCGGAAGCGGCTTTCCGCGACCTGTGGACGACCGTAAAATCAGGACTGCCCTGGCGCGGCCTGGTCAAGAACCGCTGCAAGAACGGCGACTATTACTGGGTGGAAGCCTTTGTCGTGCCGCTCAAAAAGGATGGCCAGGTCACCGGCTACATGTCGGTCCGCACCCCGGCCCGCCGCGACAAGCGGGCCGCTGCCGAAGCTGCCTACGCCGCCGCGGGCCAGAAGGGAAGCCTGCCGACCACAGGCAAACCGGGCATTTCTCTACGCGCCCGCCTGTGGGCAGCGATCGGCATCATCCTGACCCTGATGAGCGTGATCGGTTTCCTGGGGATCAAGGGCGTTGCCGAAACCAATGGCCAGCTCGACCGCATGTACCGCGAGAAACTGCTCCCGTCGAACACAATCAATCAGATGCTGGCCCTGCTTTCCGACAACCGCTCGCAAGTCATGCTCGGCCTGCAGCACGATCCGCTCAACCCGAACTCGAAATTGCATGACCACCCGCTCGACAGGCATATCGAAGCAACCCTGAAAAACCGCGAGGCGATCAACACCCTGCTCGACAACTTGAAAAAGCTGCCCTTGTCGGAGAGCGAAAAAGTGCTGCTCGCCAAGTTCAGCGAAGCCCGCGAACGCTTCTCCAAGGAGGGCATCAATATCGCCCGCGGCCTGCTGGCCGAGGGCAAGTACACGCAAGCCAACGAGTTGCTTCTGCTCAAGATCAACCCGCTGTACAGCGAAATGCAAAAGGCCGGAGAGACACTTATCAACGAGCTGGCCCACTCTGCCGAAGCGAATTTCGCCGAGGCTGAAGCACGCTACCAAAGCGTCCGCAATGTCACCATCGGCAGCCTCGCCCTTGCCCTGCTCCTCGGGCTGATCGGCGGCGCCATGCTGGTGGCGGCCATCGTCCGGCCCATCAACAGGGCCGTCAGCTATTTCGGACGCATCGCCGAAGGCAAGCTGACCGACGACATCGAGATCGACGGTCGCGATGAAACCGGGCTGCTGATGTGCAACCTGGCGAGCATGCAAGGCTCGTTGAAAGCCATGCTCGACGAAATCAGCACGGCCTCGCATGCCATCGACAGCCGCAGCAAGCAACTCGAAGCGCAGATGGCGATGGTCGCCGAACAGTCGCAGCAGCAGCAATCCAGTGTCGAAGGCGTCGCTGCCGCCACCGAGGAGTTCAGCCAGTCGGTGCAGGAAGTCGCGAGCAACGCCCAGGAAGCGGCTTCCGCCGCACGCGAATCCCAGGATCAGGTGAGCGCCAGCAACACCAGCATCAACCAGAGCATGGCGGCGACCAACCGGGTCGTCGATGCCGTGCATGCCTCGAACAAGACCATCGACCAGCTCAATCATTCGATCAAGAAAATCGGCGACATCACCCGCGTCATCGCCGAAATTGCCAGCCAGACCAACCTGCTCGCGCTCAATGCCGCGATCGAGGCAGCCCGCGCCGGCGAGCAGGGACGCGGCTTTGCCGTTGTCGCCGACGAAGTGCGCAAGCTCGCCGAACGCACCACCAGCTCGACGGCCGACATCAACATCACGGTCAACGAAATCCAGAGCGTCACTTCGCAAGCCGTGGCGAGCATGGAACTGGCCGCCGAAGAAGTCGAGACCGGTATCGGCATGCTGCGCCAGAGCGTTTCCGGCCTCGAAAGCATCACGCACTCGTCCAGCCACGTTTCGGAAATGGCCGGCCAGATCTCCGATGCGGCGCGTCAGCAAGGTGTCGCCAGCGAAGAAGTGGCGGGCAGCATGCAGCAGATCACCGACCTCATCGAGCAGAATACCCAGTCGGCGCAGGCGGCGAAAATCGCGGCCGACGAATTGCTGTGCACCGCGCACCAGCTCGACGTCCTGATCGCCGGCTTCGAGCTTTACCGCAACTGA
- a CDS encoding GGDEF domain-containing protein, whose product MSEQLGIGSLCTVLDTLEVGVVILDAHACVLHSNRWLARRSGLAAEALLGRPFVETFPAARGSRLEQAIEHAIRDRLPSLLSPALHGTLLPLYQTPQDRDRERRMQQMIHVMPLRDADPKAACLIQISDMTANISRERLLRQQSETLRRATTQDALTGVANRRQFDETLAAEFLKAQRSKQSLGLMIIDIDHFSAYNGHYSRDQGDARLSELARLLKETVRPGIDLLSRYGGDEFAFILPELSESDIVHLAETLRLRVATLAIAHVASSVAAHLTVSIGCAVMLPDGETDIHTLLSSADVALYQAKHDGRNRAIYFSPDDGSFKRCD is encoded by the coding sequence ATGTCAGAGCAGTTGGGCATTGGCAGCCTTTGCACCGTACTCGACACCCTGGAAGTCGGCGTTGTCATTCTCGACGCCCATGCCTGCGTGCTGCACAGCAACCGCTGGCTGGCCCGGCGCAGCGGCCTGGCGGCGGAAGCCCTGCTCGGCCGGCCATTTGTCGAGACCTTCCCGGCCGCACGCGGCAGCCGTCTCGAACAGGCAATCGAACACGCCATCCGTGACCGCCTTCCCTCGCTCCTCTCGCCCGCCCTGCACGGCACCTTGCTGCCCCTCTACCAGACCCCGCAAGACCGTGACCGGGAACGGCGCATGCAGCAGATGATCCACGTCATGCCCCTGCGCGATGCCGACCCGAAGGCGGCCTGCCTGATCCAGATCAGCGACATGACTGCCAACATCTCGCGTGAACGGCTGTTGCGGCAACAAAGCGAAACCCTGCGCCGGGCGACCACCCAGGACGCATTGACTGGCGTCGCTAACCGGCGCCAGTTCGACGAAACACTGGCCGCCGAGTTTCTCAAGGCGCAGCGCAGCAAGCAGTCGCTCGGCCTGATGATCATCGACATCGACCACTTCAGCGCCTACAACGGCCACTACAGCCGCGACCAGGGGGATGCGCGCCTGAGCGAGCTGGCCAGGCTGCTCAAGGAGACAGTCCGCCCGGGCATTGATCTGCTCTCGCGTTATGGCGGCGATGAGTTTGCATTCATCCTGCCGGAACTCAGCGAAAGCGACATCGTCCATCTGGCCGAAACACTGCGTCTGCGCGTCGCTACCCTGGCCATCGCCCATGTGGCATCGAGCGTTGCCGCCCACCTGACCGTCAGCATTGGCTGCGCCGTGATGCTGCCGGATGGGGAAACCGACATCCATACCCTGCTTTCGTCGGCCGATGTCGCCCTTTATCAGGCAAAGCATGACGGACGCAACCGCGCCATCTACTTTTCGCCTGACGACGGCAGTTTCAAACGCTGCGATTAA
- a CDS encoding chemotaxis protein CheC gives MVSLNELQLDALGEIFNIGVGRAASSLSLIVNDEVLLTAPSVSLVHRDQATRILLSAELDQFSTVSQTFSGPFDAQAMLVFPESNALEIVRLMVGPHMSIEELSEFEQEAMCEIGNIILNACMSSLADIFHISFDSTLPLHRFGNTENLPILEGGDEQMVLLLQVDMVISQQRIQGHILFLLSVASMSSLLACLDRYLNEQGLA, from the coding sequence GTGGTCAGCCTGAACGAACTGCAACTCGACGCGCTGGGTGAAATCTTCAACATTGGTGTCGGACGCGCCGCTTCCAGCCTCAGCCTGATCGTCAATGATGAAGTGCTGCTCACCGCACCTTCAGTCTCGCTGGTGCATCGTGACCAGGCCACCCGGATTCTGCTTAGCGCCGAACTCGACCAGTTCAGCACGGTCAGCCAGACCTTTTCCGGCCCTTTCGACGCACAGGCGATGCTCGTCTTCCCGGAAAGCAATGCCCTGGAAATCGTTCGCCTGATGGTCGGCCCGCACATGAGCATCGAAGAACTCTCGGAGTTCGAGCAGGAAGCGATGTGCGAAATCGGCAACATCATCCTCAATGCCTGCATGAGTTCGCTGGCAGACATTTTCCACATCAGTTTCGACAGCACGCTACCACTGCATCGCTTCGGCAATACCGAAAACCTGCCCATCCTCGAGGGGGGCGACGAACAGATGGTGCTGTTGCTGCAGGTCGACATGGTGATCAGCCAGCAGCGCATCCAGGGGCATATCCTGTTTTTGCTCAGCGTCGCCTCGATGAGCAGCCTGCTCGCCTGTCTTGACCGCTATCTGAACGAACAGGGGCTGGCCTGA
- a CDS encoding response regulator transcription factor, translating into MENLSAPLLLIVDDSRMSRMLIRAIVADSRPNWRIAEAISGDEALLAIEKECPDFVSMDVNMPGISGLEAAGRIRMRHPETRIALCTANIQESTREAAARAGIHFVAKPITAQSVADAIAFFEA; encoded by the coding sequence ATGGAAAACTTATCTGCCCCCCTGCTGCTGATCGTTGATGACAGCCGCATGTCGCGCATGCTGATCCGCGCCATCGTTGCCGACAGCCGCCCCAACTGGCGTATCGCCGAAGCGATCAGCGGCGACGAGGCACTCCTCGCCATCGAGAAGGAATGCCCTGACTTCGTCAGCATGGATGTCAACATGCCCGGCATCAGCGGCCTGGAGGCTGCCGGCCGCATCCGCATGCGGCATCCGGAAACCCGCATCGCGTTGTGCACGGCCAACATCCAGGAAAGCACGCGAGAAGCGGCGGCCCGCGCTGGCATCCATTTCGTCGCCAAACCGATTACTGCGCAGTCGGTGGCCGATGCCATCGCCTTTTTCGAGGCTTGA
- the mobA gene encoding molybdenum cofactor guanylyltransferase MobA: MARMNEKITGVVLAGGLGRRMGGIDKGLQELRGQPLAHWVITRLAPQVDELLINANQNGERYASFGYPVVADRIPDFAGPLAGLHAALSAATHPLVATAPCDSPFLPSDLVFRLQQALTASRAELAVARTFDQPHPVFCLCRRELLPHLTAYLASGQRKFERWYSTLNSVEVPFDDVAGAFENINTREELSRFENT; the protein is encoded by the coding sequence ATGGCCAGAATGAACGAGAAAATTACCGGCGTTGTCCTCGCCGGCGGCCTCGGCCGGCGCATGGGCGGTATCGACAAGGGCTTGCAGGAACTGCGCGGCCAGCCGCTGGCGCACTGGGTCATCACCCGCCTGGCGCCGCAGGTGGATGAACTCCTGATCAATGCCAACCAGAATGGCGAGCGCTACGCCAGCTTCGGTTACCCCGTCGTTGCCGACCGGATTCCCGATTTCGCCGGCCCCCTCGCCGGATTGCATGCCGCCCTGTCGGCGGCCACGCACCCGCTGGTGGCCACGGCTCCGTGCGACTCGCCGTTTCTGCCGAGCGACCTGGTTTTCCGCCTGCAGCAAGCGTTGACCGCCAGCCGGGCCGAACTGGCAGTTGCCCGCACCTTCGACCAGCCGCATCCGGTGTTCTGCCTTTGCCGGCGCGAACTGCTGCCGCACCTGACCGCTTATCTCGCCAGCGGCCAGCGCAAGTTCGAGCGCTGGTATTCGACCCTGAACAGCGTCGAGGTGCCTTTCGACGATGTCGCGGGAGCCTTCGAAAACATCAATACGCGTGAAGAGCTGTCCCGCTTCGAGAACACCTGA